One Pseudomonadota bacterium genomic window carries:
- a CDS encoding tetratricopeptide repeat protein yields the protein MAAKSAADGMVKKEFMLVVALITFVAGFLVGVVFSSMQSTQVQAPGQNRQQASGPVQGGGLAPDQASRILTLEGQVAANPQDVQAWTSLGHVYFDSNMYQKAINSYLRSLELNPSQADVLVDLGVMYRRNKQPDLAIQSFDKAANLNPTHEQARFNKGIVLMYDLNQKDAAIKSWEELLTINPNAMAPNGQTVKDLVASLK from the coding sequence ATGGCAGCTAAAAGTGCAGCAGATGGCATGGTGAAAAAAGAGTTCATGCTGGTTGTGGCTCTGATTACATTTGTCGCAGGATTCCTGGTTGGTGTGGTTTTCAGCAGCATGCAGTCTACCCAGGTCCAGGCGCCCGGACAGAACAGGCAGCAGGCCTCGGGTCCGGTTCAGGGTGGCGGCTTGGCGCCTGATCAGGCGTCAAGAATACTGACCCTTGAGGGCCAGGTTGCGGCAAATCCTCAGGATGTTCAGGCCTGGACAAGCCTTGGCCATGTCTATTTTGATTCCAATATGTATCAGAAAGCCATCAATTCCTATCTGAGATCCCTGGAGCTCAATCCGTCCCAGGCGGATGTTCTGGTAGATCTGGGTGTTATGTACAGGCGGAACAAACAACCGGATCTGGCCATCCAGTCTTTTGACAAGGCCGCGAACCTCAACCCGACCCATGAACAAGCCCGCTTCAACAAGGGCATCGTTCTCATGTACGATCTGAACCAGAAGGATGCGGCCATCAAGAGCTGGGAAGAATTGCTGACCATCAACCCCAACGCAATGGCACCGAATGGTCAGACGGTCAAGGATTTGGTGGCATCATTGAAGTAA
- a CDS encoding transposase, which translates to VTHSWFNRFRKLLVRYEKLTETYEALLHMAAAIIAFRKAGVIYG; encoded by the coding sequence AGTTACTCACTCTTGGTTCAACAGGTTTAGAAAACTATTGGTAAGATACGAAAAGCTTACCGAAACCTACGAAGCATTGTTACATATGGCGGCGGCAATAATTGCCTTCAGAAAAGCTGGCGTTATTTACGGATAA